In Methanofollis fontis, the following proteins share a genomic window:
- a CDS encoding ABC transporter ATP-binding protein — MAMPVIEMKDVRKVYPRPAGDVVALDGLSLEILEGEFVAIMGSSGSGKSTLLNQIGCLDVPTSGSLLIDGRDVGSMTDFELTELRRDAIGFIFQKFNLIPLLTAYENVELPLIMKNRHRSAADRPIDLLRQVGLEGEVITHTPPELSGGQQQRVAIARALANDPRILLADEPTGNLDSRTGEQIMDLLADLHRQGRTIVMVTHDRQTADYADRIITILDGRIVG; from the coding sequence ATGGCCATGCCGGTAATCGAGATGAAGGATGTGAGAAAGGTCTATCCGCGTCCTGCTGGGGACGTGGTCGCACTGGATGGTCTCTCCCTGGAGATTCTGGAGGGCGAGTTCGTTGCGATCATGGGTTCCTCGGGGTCAGGCAAGTCCACGCTCCTGAACCAGATCGGCTGCCTGGACGTCCCGACCTCGGGCAGTCTGCTGATCGACGGGCGGGATGTTGGTTCGATGACCGATTTTGAACTGACTGAGCTGCGTCGCGACGCCATCGGCTTCATCTTCCAGAAGTTCAACCTCATCCCCCTCCTCACCGCATATGAAAATGTCGAACTCCCCCTGATCATGAAAAACAGGCACCGGAGTGCCGCGGACCGCCCCATCGATCTCCTGCGGCAGGTGGGGCTTGAAGGAGAGGTGATCACCCACACCCCCCCCGAACTCTCGGGCGGGCAGCAGCAGCGGGTGGCGATCGCACGGGCACTCGCAAACGATCCCCGGATCCTGCTCGCCGACGAACCCACCGGCAACCTGGATTCCCGCACCGGCGAGCAGATCATGGACCTGCTCGCCGACCTCCACCGGCAGGGCAGGACGATTGTTATGGTCACCCATGACCGGCAGACTGCGGACTACGCCGACCGGATCATCACCATTCTGGACGGGAGGATCGTCGGATGA
- a CDS encoding PKD domain-containing protein, with amino-acid sequence MMDKSRLLFISCFLLLCCLGTAQAAGTGTVYVTNATDVTQADPGTVHLYLDNQFDPAAGAYNVQLTFNDTIIAYVDGVKKNASNINPVGNVITINGFDASGYPIGPVLLADLRFGAVKDPSDGSISPITIKVNSVRDTDLVELKTSVTIQNGTVATLDQVPPAITITTPATVSSTFSITGSIMDVGGVWGNSATAWIDNGTYNQTVVLPLTQTASDTWTFDTQVTWPVYEAVTLKVMASDPKGNRDTVEKLIEVSPVGFSRPYPTGASNVQPVQISAFAQQINPATFTMTLYGAQTIPLDFDYIEGYVVNMTPPAMADGVWYVNVTGTDLLLPPSDRYLNWSFTIDTVPPVINAFAIAGTDGDDYVEAEETLNFNWNVAGADTVRLMDNDTQEIFFTSTDAVGAGSVSISVGNRNMVFAALDEAENVAYVPFHLYYNYMAWINSTKMGTISGIDTNFTAMRQLDLTAQGSVTLYNAREVPFPTLGDIARSVTHVGQVTNDTYVDVDDTANATYTGADTYDNIWTYNPGSVLNFQVQAPYIDGANLLILEANESYLAQMANEGKSAEGDVDYNKLIQQNAWFFINGGYCKYTVNDIGTLSEVPGTQQGNAITIPASGKIMDTLALSANQVNLSTGYRLSTQALPDLVFPAGDYIIAAISVDDDRIGFVEAMPFTVMNTNEVGTVPASVNRGTDFDASFTTSARRVSAVVLRDATWDATVGIDASALNVDMIRANLTYDGIPATKKLYGNIYASPDAAGYAVASNTTTVSVPTDGLLAGTYGVYLVAEHVNGTVQAFGVHQIQVRTPGAPVADFNMTPTTGFAPLAVTFADESTGNINTWAWEFGDGTTSTVQNPPTHTYAAPGTYLVNLTVTGFGGSDTTQQTLVVTSPVPAAVFTATPTTGTAPLTVTFTDLSTGNITAWAWDFGDGATSIEQNPTHVYVNAGTYVANLTVTGPLGNDSAVATITVNAPSGGGGGGGSSVTTSTSTGSAEILTASWGGVLKPYMVYSQEKRADLYLNTGVTALDADGNALKEIEISELDDVPAVPSGVSFAFLGYAVECSPAGATFAPAIDLTFNLSDEEWATALAEAGGNPDNLVVKWYNPTTQVWENVPTVVDAATHTVTASITHFSTYGLFTDAAVVTPVTQEPTTPSTTVPPVTTVPSTTAAPSGEGGLPMTWIILVIVIVVVAAGAYLYMQRR; translated from the coding sequence ATGATGGATAAATCCCGATTATTGTTTATCTCCTGTTTTTTGCTGCTTTGCTGCCTTGGAACGGCGCAGGCGGCTGGAACAGGGACGGTCTATGTGACCAATGCGACAGACGTAACGCAGGCTGATCCTGGAACGGTTCATCTTTATCTGGATAACCAGTTTGATCCGGCAGCCGGGGCATATAATGTCCAGCTGACCTTTAATGATACGATCATTGCCTATGTAGATGGGGTGAAAAAGAATGCATCGAACATCAACCCGGTGGGCAATGTCATCACGATCAATGGTTTTGATGCATCCGGTTACCCGATTGGCCCAGTCTTGCTGGCTGATCTGAGGTTTGGAGCGGTCAAGGATCCTTCTGATGGAAGCATCTCTCCGATTACGATCAAGGTGAATTCGGTACGAGACACCGATCTCGTTGAGTTGAAGACGAGTGTCACCATCCAGAACGGCACGGTCGCCACCCTCGACCAGGTCCCCCCTGCCATCACCATCACCACGCCTGCCACGGTCTCCTCGACCTTCAGCATCACCGGCAGCATCATGGATGTCGGTGGCGTCTGGGGCAACAGTGCCACCGCATGGATTGACAACGGCACCTACAACCAGACTGTTGTACTCCCGCTGACGCAGACCGCCTCCGACACCTGGACCTTCGACACCCAGGTCACCTGGCCGGTCTATGAGGCCGTGACCCTCAAGGTGATGGCCAGCGACCCGAAAGGAAACCGAGACACCGTGGAAAAACTGATCGAGGTTTCGCCGGTCGGTTTCTCGAGGCCGTACCCGACAGGCGCCAGCAATGTGCAGCCTGTGCAGATCTCTGCCTTTGCCCAGCAGATCAATCCGGCCACCTTCACCATGACGCTCTACGGGGCGCAGACCATCCCGCTGGATTTCGATTATATTGAAGGCTATGTTGTTAATATGACACCGCCGGCGATGGCCGACGGGGTCTGGTACGTGAACGTCACCGGCACCGACCTCCTGCTCCCGCCGTCCGATCGCTACCTCAACTGGAGCTTCACGATCGACACCGTCCCGCCGGTGATCAACGCCTTCGCCATCGCCGGAACCGATGGTGACGACTATGTCGAGGCCGAAGAGACGCTGAACTTCAACTGGAACGTCGCCGGTGCGGACACCGTCCGCCTCATGGACAACGACACACAGGAGATCTTCTTCACCTCGACCGACGCCGTCGGTGCGGGGAGTGTCAGCATTTCGGTCGGCAACCGGAACATGGTGTTTGCCGCCCTCGACGAGGCGGAGAACGTCGCCTATGTGCCCTTCCACCTGTATTACAACTACATGGCCTGGATAAATTCGACAAAGATGGGCACGATCTCAGGCATCGACACGAACTTCACGGCGATGCGGCAGCTTGACCTCACCGCACAGGGGTCGGTTACCCTCTACAATGCCCGCGAGGTGCCCTTCCCAACGCTCGGCGACATCGCCCGCTCGGTGACGCATGTGGGTCAGGTCACGAACGACACCTATGTGGATGTCGATGACACCGCCAATGCGACCTACACCGGTGCCGACACCTATGACAATATCTGGACCTATAACCCGGGCAGCGTGCTCAACTTCCAGGTGCAGGCACCCTACATCGACGGAGCCAACCTCCTGATCCTCGAGGCGAACGAGAGTTATCTTGCCCAGATGGCAAACGAGGGCAAATCTGCCGAGGGTGACGTCGACTACAACAAACTGATCCAGCAGAACGCCTGGTTCTTCATCAACGGCGGCTACTGCAAGTATACGGTCAACGACATCGGCACCCTCTCTGAGGTGCCGGGCACCCAGCAGGGCAATGCCATCACCATCCCGGCCTCCGGGAAGATCATGGACACGCTGGCGCTGTCTGCCAACCAGGTGAACCTGAGCACCGGTTACCGCCTCAGCACGCAGGCCCTCCCGGACCTCGTCTTCCCGGCCGGTGACTACATCATCGCCGCCATCAGCGTGGACGACGACCGCATCGGCTTTGTTGAGGCGATGCCGTTCACCGTGATGAACACCAACGAGGTCGGGACGGTGCCCGCATCCGTCAACCGCGGCACCGACTTCGATGCCTCCTTCACCACATCCGCCCGGCGTGTTTCGGCGGTCGTGCTCAGGGACGCCACCTGGGATGCGACGGTCGGTATCGACGCTAGCGCCCTCAATGTGGACATGATCCGCGCCAACCTGACCTATGACGGCATCCCGGCGACAAAGAAACTCTACGGCAACATCTATGCAAGCCCTGACGCCGCCGGGTATGCAGTCGCCTCGAACACCACCACCGTCTCGGTCCCGACCGACGGTCTGCTCGCCGGCACCTATGGTGTCTACCTGGTGGCCGAACATGTGAACGGCACGGTCCAGGCCTTTGGCGTCCACCAGATCCAGGTGCGCACCCCCGGTGCCCCGGTGGCAGACTTCAACATGACCCCGACGACCGGGTTTGCCCCGCTGGCGGTCACCTTCGCCGACGAGTCCACCGGGAACATCAACACCTGGGCATGGGAGTTCGGCGACGGCACCACCTCCACCGTGCAGAACCCGCCGACCCACACCTACGCCGCACCCGGCACCTACCTCGTGAACCTGACGGTGACGGGCTTTGGCGGCAGCGACACCACCCAGCAGACGCTCGTCGTCACCTCACCGGTGCCGGCGGCAGTCTTCACCGCAACCCCGACCACCGGCACCGCCCCGCTGACGGTCACCTTCACCGACCTCTCCACCGGGAACATCACCGCATGGGCCTGGGACTTTGGTGACGGCGCCACCTCCATCGAGCAGAACCCGACCCATGTCTATGTCAACGCCGGCACCTATGTGGCGAACCTGACGGTCACCGGTCCGCTCGGCAACGACTCGGCGGTCGCCACCATCACCGTGAACGCCCCGAGTGGCGGCGGTGGCGGCGGCGGCAGCTCCGTGACCACCTCCACCTCGACCGGTTCGGCCGAGATCCTCACCGCCTCCTGGGGCGGTGTGCTCAAGCCCTACATGGTCTACTCTCAGGAGAAACGCGCTGACCTCTACCTGAATACGGGTGTGACCGCCCTCGACGCCGACGGCAATGCCCTGAAGGAGATCGAGATCAGTGAACTCGACGATGTGCCGGCGGTCCCGTCCGGTGTCTCGTTCGCCTTCCTTGGGTATGCGGTGGAGTGTTCGCCGGCAGGCGCCACCTTCGCCCCGGCAATCGACCTCACCTTCAACCTGAGCGATGAGGAATGGGCCACGGCGCTTGCAGAGGCAGGCGGCAACCCGGACAATCTTGTCGTGAAGTGGTACAACCCGACGACCCAGGTCTGGGAGAACGTCCCGACGGTCGTTGACGCCGCCACCCACACTGTGACAGCGTCGATCACCCACTTCAGCACCTACGGTCTCTTCACCGACGCTGCAGTCGTGACCCCGGTCACGCAGGAACCGACGACCCCGTCGACCACGGTGCCCCCGGTGACGACCGTTCCCTCGACCACTGCAGCACCGTCCGGTGAGGGCGGTCTCCCGATGACCTGGATCATCCTGGTCATTGTGATCGTGGTCGTGGCCGCCGGTGCATACCTCTACATGCAGCGGCGTTAA
- a CDS encoding hybrid sensor histidine kinase/response regulator: MISILYVDDEPGLLEIGKIFLEMNDDFSVDTAGSAEQALQKLTDQRYDIVISDYQMPGTDGIGLLKAIRGWSDSLPFILFTGRGREEVAIEALNNGADFYLQKGGAPEAQFTELAHKVRQAVLRRRAETKFSRIFNHASDPIFIHDMEGRIIEANQRALDVFGYSHDEMIGMDVRSIHPEGDRHLSEEAFRRIGGNEQIIFEIRCIDREGQTFPAEISASRFDLGGRQVIQGVVHDLSERLESEQTYREIFNATGEAILVADPETGEYIDANRSAREMFGMGEGRIHNLRLGDLSTGTPPYDREGVIGLAERAHEKGPQVVVWHVRQRDGTPFWIEATFREAKLNGKRRVLFVARDISDRLRADRAMRLVQYGVEQGRDIACWLDSTGRIVYINEAAFRLLRYSREELLGMHIWDIDPEFTPEEWGRHLASIQKGGSIAVDSSFRTRHGLMIPMEITCTHTSFEGEEGCFCFARDVTELKESEIRLVQVNKKLNLLSSVTRHDILNTLTVLHGYLEIIEDETEEPAILNYLKKSEEAAGAIRNQIEFTRTYQDLGVHAPVWQGLRPLLTRLRTDGVALQVECGGVEVYADPLLRKVFENLMDNSIRHGGHVTEVRVGCRDEEGTLILTWEDNGTGIPPAEKERIFARGYGRNTGLGLYLAREVLGITGCGIIEEGEEGQGARFVISVPAGRHRRVREQNPRPGSGDPLTPLSGPHR; this comes from the coding sequence CTATCAGATGCCGGGGACCGATGGGATCGGGCTATTAAAGGCGATCAGAGGATGGTCCGACTCCCTCCCCTTCATCCTCTTTACAGGGCGGGGACGGGAGGAGGTGGCGATCGAGGCCCTCAACAACGGGGCCGATTTCTATCTCCAGAAGGGCGGGGCCCCGGAGGCCCAGTTCACCGAACTTGCTCACAAGGTCAGGCAGGCGGTACTCCGGAGACGTGCAGAAACAAAATTCTCGCGTATCTTCAACCATGCCAGCGATCCCATCTTCATCCATGATATGGAGGGCCGTATCATCGAAGCAAACCAAAGGGCTCTGGACGTGTTCGGCTACTCCCACGACGAGATGATCGGAATGGATGTCCGGTCCATTCATCCGGAAGGAGATCGGCACCTCTCCGAAGAGGCATTCAGGAGGATCGGTGGCAACGAGCAGATCATATTTGAGATCAGGTGCATCGACAGAGAGGGCCAGACCTTTCCTGCCGAGATCTCCGCAAGCAGATTCGATCTCGGCGGCCGACAGGTGATCCAGGGGGTAGTCCACGACCTCTCCGAACGGCTGGAGAGCGAACAGACCTACCGGGAGATCTTCAACGCCACCGGAGAGGCGATCCTGGTGGCCGATCCGGAAACCGGGGAGTACATCGATGCAAACCGGAGTGCACGGGAGATGTTCGGCATGGGGGAGGGCAGGATTCACAATCTGCGCCTGGGCGACCTCAGCACAGGCACCCCCCCCTACGACCGTGAGGGCGTGATCGGTCTGGCAGAACGGGCACATGAGAAGGGGCCGCAGGTTGTGGTGTGGCACGTCCGCCAGAGGGACGGCACCCCCTTCTGGATCGAGGCGACATTCAGGGAGGCGAAACTCAACGGAAAACGGCGCGTCCTCTTTGTGGCGCGGGACATCAGCGACCGCCTGAGGGCGGATCGGGCGATGCGACTGGTGCAGTATGGCGTGGAACAGGGGCGTGACATCGCCTGCTGGCTGGACAGCACAGGACGCATCGTATATATCAACGAGGCAGCGTTCCGGTTGCTCAGGTATTCGCGAGAGGAACTGCTCGGGATGCACATCTGGGATATCGACCCGGAATTCACCCCTGAGGAGTGGGGGCGCCATCTCGCCTCCATCCAGAAGGGGGGATCTATCGCTGTCGACAGCAGTTTCCGTACCAGGCATGGTCTAATGATCCCGATGGAGATTACCTGCACTCACACCAGCTTCGAGGGTGAGGAAGGGTGTTTCTGCTTTGCACGCGACGTCACAGAACTGAAAGAGAGCGAGATCCGTCTTGTTCAGGTGAACAAAAAGCTGAACCTGCTCAGCAGCGTTACCCGCCACGATATTCTCAACACCCTGACCGTTCTCCATGGTTATCTCGAGATCATAGAGGACGAGACCGAAGAACCGGCGATTCTCAACTACCTGAAGAAGAGTGAGGAGGCGGCCGGGGCAATCAGGAACCAGATCGAATTCACCCGGACCTATCAGGACCTCGGGGTTCATGCTCCAGTCTGGCAGGGCCTCAGACCGCTGCTCACCCGCCTCCGGACCGACGGCGTCGCACTGCAGGTGGAATGCGGAGGGGTTGAGGTGTATGCAGACCCCCTCCTCAGGAAGGTCTTTGAGAACCTCATGGACAACAGCATCCGTCATGGGGGGCATGTGACAGAGGTCAGGGTCGGATGCCGGGATGAAGAGGGAACGCTCATCCTCACCTGGGAGGACAATGGCACCGGCATCCCGCCGGCAGAGAAAGAACGGATTTTTGCGCGCGGATACGGGCGGAACACCGGTCTCGGGCTGTACCTTGCCAGGGAAGTGCTCGGGATCACCGGATGCGGCATCATCGAGGAGGGTGAGGAGGGGCAGGGGGCGCGGTTCGTGATCAGCGTGCCGGCGGGAAGGCATCGGCGGGTGCGTGAACAGAATCCCCGACCGGGTTCCGGGGATCCCCTGACGCCGTTGTCCGGACCACACCGTTGA
- a CDS encoding ABC transporter permease encodes MIFSRILFDLARRNVRLHFLRSLLAAVGIVIGVLAITAMGIMGSTLQLSVSSQLSEGANALVIYPKAVSGDDGGITERQVRDIKLAAGANTVIPIHAGSDRIAVGSTSGYAAIYALDPGDIEDIAEVADGVSLRGGEGALVGPTLASEYDMRVGSRIAVGREDTRIKTVRVVGILEESGFSGTMMTDSGIIVSDTWFTSTYGDSGYDMVQVVVDDINDIDRVKDSIETKMNRREETVTVWDSRAFLDMINEALGNISLFVMAIGGISLIVAAVSIFNVMLMSVSERIKEIGILRSIGVQKHEISLIFLYEAAILGVAGSAVGALVSLIGGYALVSVMFQDTTYFFAPQTLLYAPLGMAIGIIVCVLSGVYPAIRAAKLNPIEALGAE; translated from the coding sequence ATGATCTTCTCTCGCATCCTCTTTGACCTTGCACGCCGGAATGTCAGGCTGCACTTTCTCCGCTCCCTGCTTGCGGCGGTCGGCATCGTCATCGGCGTGCTGGCGATCACGGCCATGGGGATCATGGGTTCGACCCTGCAGCTCAGCGTCTCCTCGCAGCTCTCCGAGGGGGCCAATGCCCTGGTCATCTACCCGAAGGCGGTCTCAGGGGACGACGGCGGGATCACCGAGCGGCAGGTGCGCGATATCAAACTGGCGGCAGGTGCAAACACGGTGATCCCCATCCATGCGGGGTCCGACCGGATTGCCGTCGGATCGACCTCCGGGTATGCGGCGATCTATGCCCTTGACCCCGGCGATATCGAAGACATCGCCGAGGTCGCGGATGGGGTCTCTCTCCGGGGGGGAGAGGGGGCGCTGGTCGGACCGACGCTGGCGAGCGAATATGATATGCGGGTGGGGTCCAGGATTGCCGTGGGGCGGGAGGACACCCGTATAAAGACGGTGCGGGTTGTCGGCATCCTGGAGGAATCGGGTTTTTCCGGAACCATGATGACCGACAGCGGAATCATCGTCTCTGACACCTGGTTTACCTCGACCTATGGGGATTCGGGCTATGATATGGTCCAGGTGGTGGTGGACGACATCAACGACATCGACCGCGTCAAGGATTCGATCGAGACGAAAATGAACCGTCGTGAGGAGACGGTGACGGTCTGGGACTCCCGTGCGTTTCTGGACATGATCAACGAGGCGCTCGGGAACATCTCGCTGTTTGTCATGGCAATCGGCGGGATATCCCTGATTGTGGCGGCGGTGAGCATCTTCAACGTGATGCTGATGTCGGTCTCCGAACGGATCAAGGAGATCGGGATCCTGCGTTCCATCGGCGTCCAGAAACACGAGATCAGCCTGATATTCCTGTATGAGGCCGCAATCCTTGGTGTGGCGGGTTCGGCGGTGGGGGCGCTTGTCAGTCTGATCGGCGGATATGCCCTCGTATCGGTGATGTTCCAGGACACCACCTATTTCTTCGCCCCGCAGACCCTGCTCTATGCCCCCCTCGGCATGGCGATCGGGATCATCGTCTGTGTGCTCTCCGGTGTGTATCCGGCGATACGGGCGGCAAAACTCAATCCGATCGAGGCGCTCGGGGCCGAGTGA
- a CDS encoding metal-dependent hydrolase: MFLACHLIAGIVIGIIIARACGDRRAIPACALGALIPDIVDKPLGHIFLAESLGYGRIYLHTLLFLVIVLAIGALIFWRSRNVLVLAAGAGIASHQVLDAMWREPTNWYYPFLGPFSGSGDTTSFMDLVISEISAPSEWLLLVATAIFCLFLFYRGESIIGGRALERILPPLGILLILVGIWTAGAGVLDITAPLTGWESAEDNILCGAVIALSGCAALFFRTNGSGTNP, encoded by the coding sequence ATGTTTCTCGCCTGCCACCTCATCGCCGGGATTGTCATCGGCATCATCATTGCCCGGGCATGCGGGGACCGCCGGGCCATCCCCGCCTGTGCCCTCGGCGCACTCATCCCCGACATCGTCGACAAACCCCTCGGCCACATCTTCCTTGCGGAATCGCTCGGATACGGCAGGATCTATCTGCATACCCTCCTCTTCCTGGTCATCGTGCTGGCGATTGGCGCCCTGATCTTCTGGCGCTCCAGAAACGTGCTTGTGCTCGCCGCAGGAGCGGGCATCGCCTCCCACCAGGTGCTGGATGCCATGTGGCGCGAACCCACAAACTGGTATTACCCATTTCTCGGGCCCTTCAGCGGCTCCGGCGACACCACATCGTTCATGGACCTCGTGATCTCCGAAATTTCGGCACCGAGCGAATGGCTCCTCCTCGTTGCGACAGCAATCTTCTGCCTGTTCCTGTTCTATCGGGGGGAGAGTATCATCGGGGGCAGGGCGCTTGAACGGATCCTCCCCCCCCTCGGCATCCTGCTCATCCTCGTCGGCATCTGGACGGCAGGCGCCGGCGTGCTGGATATCACCGCACCCCTCACCGGGTGGGAGAGCGCCGAGGACAACATCCTCTGCGGGGCGGTGATCGCCCTTTCGGGGTGTGCGGCACTCTTTTTCAGGACGAACGGATCCGGGACGAACCCCTGA